The Jiangella sp. DSM 45060 genome contains the following window.
ACCGGCGACAGCACCGCCGAGGGCACACTGCGCCCGACCGGCGAGCTGCACGCGGCGCCGTCGGCACCGGTCGAGCTCGACGGCGAGGTCGAGGCCGTCGTCGGCGCCCTGACCCCGGCCGAGCTGCCCGAGCCCGACATCGACGACTGGGGTGGTGCGGCGGACCTGTCCGGGCGGCTGTGGTGGACCCACGACGCCGACACTCTCTATCTCACGGCCGAGGTCGCCGACGACGTCGCGTCCCAGACCGCGACCGGCGCGGACATCTGGCGGGGCGACTCGGTGCAGGTGGGCATCGTCGCCGGGGCGCCGGGGGAGGAGCCGCGCTCGCACGAGGTCGGCGTCGCGCTCACCGACGCCGGCGAGGTGGAGGTCTGGCGCTGGGGGCCGCGCGACCTCGGCGCCGACCTCGCCGGGGTACGTGGCGCCGCGGCCCGCGACGACGCCGCCGGGACGACCACGTACGAGCTGGCGATCCCGTTCGCCTCGCTGCCCGCGGCCCGCGACGACGGCATCGTGTCCGCGACCGTCGTCGTCAACGACGACGACGGCGCCGGCCGGCGGGGCTGGTCGACCTGGGGCGAGGGCGTCGCGGAGTCCAAGAACCCCGCGAAGTACAACGCGCTGCTGCTGGCCGGTCCCGTGCCGACCGGCCTGACGGCCGACCCCGGCACGCTGGAGCTGCCGATCGGCATCGCCGGCGCGGTGACGGTGGCCGAGCAGCTCAGCGACGGCACGACGCGCGCCGTCACGGGCTCCGTCGCCTGGTCGTCGTCGGACCCGGGGGTCGCCGCGGTGGCGGCGGACGGGCGGGTCACCGCGGTGGCGGCCGGCAGCGCCGTCGTCACGGCGACGTCGGACGCGGGCGCCCTGGAGATCCCAGTCACCGTCACCGACGCGACCCTGCGCTCGGTTTCCGTGACGCCGGATCGACGGCGGGTGCCGAAGGGCGCCGAGCTCACGTTCGCGGCCGCCGGCCTCTTCTCCGACGGCAGCACGCACGACCTCAGCGGCCAGGTGGCCTGGACGTCGTCGTCGAGCCGGGTCGCGACCGTCGACGCCGCCGGTGTCGCGACCGCGGTGGCGCCCGGGGCGACCACGATCGGCGCCGAGCTGGGCTCCGTCAGCGCGTCGACGACGCTGGTGGTCACGCCGCGATGACGCTGATCACCGAGATCGAGCCGCTGCCGGTCACGGCCGGCGGCGGCTCGTTCTTCCTCGTCGTCGTGCACACCGACGAAGGGCTGTACGGGCTGGGCGAGATCGGCATGCGGTCCCGCCCGGCCACCGTCGCCGGCGCCGTCCGCGACGTCGCCGAGCTGGTGGCGGGCGCGGACGCGAGCCGGATCGAGCACCTGTGGCAGACCCTCTACCGCGGCGGGTTCTTCCCGGCCGACCGCGACGTCGGGGCCGTGCTGGCGGCGCTGGACCTGGCGCTGTGGGACCTGCGCGGCAAGGCGCTGGGCGTGCCGGTGTACGACCTGCTCGGCGGGCGGGCCCGCGACTTCGTCCCGGCCTACGTCCACCTTCGTGGCGGCGACCCGCGCTCGACCGTCGAGGCGGCTCGGCGGCTGGTGGAGGAGGGCTGGACGCACCTGCGTCTCGGCCTCGGCGACCAACCCGGATCGCAGGCGTTCGAACCCCGCCGGGCCGTGCGCCGCACTCTCGACCTGGTGGCGGCGCTGCGCGCCGACCTCGGCGACGACATCGAGCTCATCGTCGACGTCCACACCCGCCTCGACCCGGCCGAGGCCGTCCTGTTCTGCGACGAGGTCCGGGCGGCCCGGCCGCTGTTCGTCGAGGACCCGCTGCGCAGCGAGAACCTGGACGCGTACCGGTCGCTGCGGGCCCGGACGACGGTGCCGCTGGCCGCCGGCGAGCAGCTGACCACGAAGTGGGCGTTCCGCCCGCTGCTCGAGGACGACCTCATCGACCACGCCCGCATCGACGTCGCGAACACCGGCATCACCGAGGGCCGCAAGATCGCCGCGATGGCCGAGGCCCACTACATCAACGTGGCCACGCACAACCCGCTCGGCCCCGTCTGCACCGCGGCCTCGACCCACCTCGGCCTCAGCCTGCCCAACGTCAGCGTCCAGGAGCAGCCCCGCCCCCACGGCTGGGACGACGCCGTCATCCTGGCCGCCCCGACGGTCTCCGCCGGCGCCGTCACCCCCGCCGACCTCCCCGGCCTCGGCGTCGACATCGACCTCACCGCCGCCCGCTCGGCGGCATCGTCCGTGCGGTTCGCGCCGCCGCCACGGTTCCACCGTCCGGACGGCGCGGTGACCAACTGGTGATGCTCACGCCCGTGGCGCCGCCGCGGGTGGTCGGGGGCGACCGAGTGCGGATTCCGCTGCGGCGGCGAGGTCGGTGGTCAGCGCCGCGACGTCGGTGATCGCGCGCCCGACCACGACGTTGGTGGCGCCGGCCGCGAACCCTGCGTGCACGTCCTCGGACGTGGCGTAGCGGCCTTCGGCGAGAATCCGTCGTTGCGGGTGTGCCTTGGCGAGGTCAGCCACCGCGGCGACGTTCGGCCCGCCACGGCGGCGGTCACCCGGACCCGGTGGCACGAGCGTCGTGCCGAGCCAGTCGGCGCCGGCGGTCTCGCGGGCGAACACCCGACCCCACCGCTCGAGCGGTCTGCCGACGCGTGGCTGTTCGACTCCTCTCAGGGCGACCGCGGCGTGCCGTCGCTGGCAGCGCCGTTGCCCATGTCGTCACGAGTATTGCATATGTCGCAACCAATCACAACGTTATAAATGTCCGGCCCGGATCTATTGACACCTTGGCGACGGCGCCGCCAGCATGGGCCCGCGGGCGAATTTGCCGACGTTGTAAATCAGCGAGAGGGGCTTCGCACGTCGCCGCAGCCCGCCCGAACAGCCCGAGGGTGATCGGCTCTCTCGGCGGTCGCGTCCACCGTCGCCGGCACGGCGCCGGGCGTCCGTGGACTCAG
Protein-coding sequences here:
- a CDS encoding mandelate racemase/muconate lactonizing enzyme family protein, giving the protein MTLITEIEPLPVTAGGGSFFLVVVHTDEGLYGLGEIGMRSRPATVAGAVRDVAELVAGADASRIEHLWQTLYRGGFFPADRDVGAVLAALDLALWDLRGKALGVPVYDLLGGRARDFVPAYVHLRGGDPRSTVEAARRLVEEGWTHLRLGLGDQPGSQAFEPRRAVRRTLDLVAALRADLGDDIELIVDVHTRLDPAEAVLFCDEVRAARPLFVEDPLRSENLDAYRSLRARTTVPLAAGEQLTTKWAFRPLLEDDLIDHARIDVANTGITEGRKIAAMAEAHYINVATHNPLGPVCTAASTHLGLSLPNVSVQEQPRPHGWDDAVILAAPTVSAGAVTPADLPGLGVDIDLTAARSAASSVRFAPPPRFHRPDGAVTNW